The Thermococcus peptonophilus genomic sequence ACGTTAAATTAACTTTTCCCCAAAGTTGTTGATGTACATCTTTTTGCTGGGGCTCAATTGAGGACACGCTAACGTTAAATACTCAGGTGTGTAACCACTCCCGGTGATACCATGAGAGGATATCTGACTTTTGTCCTTCACACTCACATTCCCTACGTCAGGAAGCACGGAAAGTGGCCTTTCGGGGAGGAGTGGGTCTTTGAGGTGATAAGCGAGACTTACATCCCTCTGCTAATGGAGTTTGAGAGGCTCAGGGACTCGGGAGTAAAGTTCGGCATAGGGATAAACGTTACGCCGGTGCTGGCAGAACAGTTAACCGACGAGTACATGAAGAAGGCGTTTGAGGAGTACATGGAAAGAAAGCTGAAGGCAATGGAAGAGGACCTGAAGTTAGGGAAGTACGACGAGAAGGCAGTTTCTTACATGCTCAACTACTTCAAAAAGGTTTACGCATACTGGAAGGCAATAAATGGGAACATAATCGGCAAGCTGAAGGAGCTTCAGGATCAGGGCTACGTCGAGGTGATTACCTCTGCCGCGACCCACGGCTACCTCCCGCTCCTCGGAAGGGACGAGGCGATAAGGGCCCAGATAGCCAACGGTGTTGCAACCTATGAGAAGCACTTTGGAAGGAAGCCGAAGGGGATATGGCTTCCTGAATGTGCCTACCGTCCAGAAGGTGAGTGGGAGCTTCCGGGCGGGAGAAAGGTAAAAAGGCAGGGAATAGAAAAGTTCCTTGAGGAGTTCGGGCTGAAGTACTTCTTCGTGGAGAGCACGCTTATTGACGAGGGCCCGGCTAGCAAGGTCTACGGGGAGGTTCCCCTTGTCGAGACTGAAAAAACCACCCTGAGGCCCTACTGGATAAAGGGCTCAAACGTCGCTGTATTCGCCCGCAACAGAGAGACTGGCCACCAAGTATGGAGCGCCCACTACGGCTATCCTGGCGACTTCTGGTACAGGGAGTTCCACAAGAAGGCACCCAAGAGCGGCGGGCAGTACTGGAGGATAACGAGCAAGGAAGTTGACCTTGGCGAGAAGGAGTTCTACGACCCGGACAAGGCGATGGAGCGCGTTGAAGAGCACGCCAGGCACTTCGTCTCGCTAGTTGAGAGACTCCTGAGAGATCACGAGGAGAAGTTCGGCGAGAAGGGCATCATAGTTGCCCCTTACGATACCGAGCTCTTTGGCCACTGGTGGTTCGAGGGGGTTAAGTGGCTTGGAAGAGTTCTTGAGCTTCTCCACCAGCGGGGAATAGAGACACCGACGCTCTCAAGGTTCCTTGAGAAGTACTCAGGAGAAAAGCACGAAATAGAGCTTCCAGAGGGTTCCTGGGGGGCAAACTCCGACCATTCGACATGGTGGAACGAGGAGACTGAGTGGACATGGCCGCACATATACCGCGCGGAGGACAGGATGGTAGCAATAGCGAGCCGCTTCCGCGGAAGGGATAAGCTTATGGACAGGGCGATAGAGCAGCTGGCGAGGGAGCTTTTGATACTGGAGGCAAGCGACTGGCAGTTCCTAATAACGACCGGACAGGCAAAGGAGTACGCCAAGAGGAGGGTTATCATTCACAGCAGGGATTTCCACAGGCTTGCCAACGAACTGATAAAATACGTCAAGACCGGCGAGTTCGACGTTAAGCTCCTCGAAGAGCTTGAAGAACGCGACAATCCTTTCAGACCAATCGTTGTCGAGCCCTACGTCAGCGAAAACCCACCGGAGCTTGAGGAGTATGTTGAACCTCCTGAGGTTCCGCCCGAGAAAGATGATGCTGGGGAGAAACCCAAAGTTCTCACGGAGAAGGCGACTTCTCTGGCTCTAACCGTGAAGAGAGTCAAGCCCGTAAGGGGAGAGGCCAGAGACATCAAGAAAAAGGCCGTCGAAGCCTCAAAGAGGGGGAAGAGAAAGTCCTCAAAATCAAAGAAGTCGTCCAGAAAAGCGGATGCTTCTAAGAGAGTCACGACAGGCAAGAAAACTCTTTCTAACGAGCCTTCAGACCTGCTGTCCATAAAGGGCATCGGTCCGAAGACCTTCCAAAAGCTCAAGAGGGCCGGCGTTGAAACCATTGAAGACCTGAAGAACGCCGACATAGAAGACCTCGCCAGAAAGACCGGCATATCTACCAAGAGATTGAAAAAGTTCATAGCTCAAGTGGAGTGAGGTTTTACTTTTCGAAACCTTTTTGGCAACTTTTTCCAAATTATTCTGGTGGTATCATGAAGAAGGTTGAGGCAATTCTCAGGCCGGAAGACTTTGAGACTGTCAAGAAGGCGCTGAAGAGTGCGGGCTACGTTTCTTTAACGGCCTATCCAGTTCAGGGGCGCGGCGTTCAGGGTGGTATCCCGCCCTACGACCTTCTGCCGAAGATGAAGATCGAGATCGTTGTCCCAGACAAGGACGTTGAGGATGTCATTGGGATAATAGTGCGGCACGCCAGGAGGGGAACCCCCGGAGACGGCAAGATATTCGTGCTTCCAGTTTACGATGTCGTGAGAATAAGGACCGGGGAAAGGGGAGAGGAGGCCCTCCGCTAAAGGAAAGCGTGCCTGTGCTTGTAAAGCCCTACTGCGGCGCTGATCAGGAGGTAGAGTTCTACCGCTGCGAGGAGCGTTAGGACGACAAGGTATCCCTGCGCAAAGGTAGTGCTCTTGTTAAGGTGTCCAGCTATCTCCGCGATCTTTGCTGGATCGTTGAGGGCCCTGATTCCGTAGCTTGCCGCCATTGCGCCGACTATCAGGGGTATTGGTATTGCTGAATATGCCAGCAGAAGCCCGAGGTAGCCCCTCCTCTGAAGGGCAAGCATCGAGAGTATTATCGGTATCGCAAGGATTAGAGCCGTCACCGCCAGGAATTGATTCAAGTAAATCCCCGTGAGGATGAAGAACGACGTCATCCCGAAGATGTACTTCCGATACACTTTTTTCAGCTCGGCCAGTTTTTCTGGCTTGAAGTCGTACTCAGCTGAACGGGAGTAAAGCTCGATCCGGTTGACCATTTTCAGATACTCTTTCTTCCCCATCTCCTCGATTTTCTTGTCAATGCTCGCCAGCTTTACCTCTTTTGCCTTCTTCCTGAAGAACTCTGCAAGTTCCTCGTTGTCCTTCTCAGATTCCTCAGCCAGCTTTTTGAAATTCGCCGCCGCGTTTTTAAGTTTGGTTTTAACGGCCTCCTTCTCTTTCTCCGAGAGCACTTTGAGCCTGTCGACTTTATCGAGTGTGGACTCAAGAACCTCGGCTGTCTCCAGAAGAATATCCCTGCTTTTCACGAGAACACCCCCAAATCAAAAAGGGAAAGAAGGGATTTAATACCTTATCCTTTCGCTTCCTTCTCGGCGCTTAGGAGCTTGCTAACGCTCCAGTACACCATGCCGAGAATTACTGCCCATGCTATCAACATGTAGATTACCCAGCTCTCCATTGCCATCACCTCAGACCTTGATGATTACCTCGTTCTTGTCGAGCTCCTCTTTGTACTTCTTCTTGATTGCGTAGTAGCTCTCGATGGCACCGAGGATCCACATGAGGATTATTGCCAGTCTAGCCGGCCACTCAAGGGTCGTCTGAACCAGCGGCTTGAAGTAGCCGATCATGGGTATCAGGAGCAGCAGCGGTGCGATGTAGAGGGTAACCCACTTGTAGAACTCTGGAACCCTGATCCAGGCTCCCTCATGAAGCTCCCTCCAGAAGTTGTCGGGTTTGAAGAGGTACACTGCAATGATTATGTCAAAGAACGCCAGCAGAGTTAGCTGGAAGCTTACCCATGCGTCGACCTGATCCATGTAGCCGTTGATGTAGATGACTGGGAGACCCGCTATGAGGTACACGAGGAATATCACCCATGTACCCACTGACCTCTTGATGTGCATGTCCTCTTCGAGCATTGCGACGAGGTAGTTGTACATTGCTATGGCTGAGGTGAATCCAGCGAACCACAGCAGGAGGAACCAGAGGGCGCCGAAGAGCCTTCCTATGTCGCCCATGCTGACGAAGACGTTCGGAAGGCTGGTGTACGAGAATCCAAGGCCGAACTTCTGGCCTATCCATTCGAGTGCGGCGGTCTTGCCCTGCTGGAGAACATCGGGTGGAACTATCTTCGGAGCGTAGGCGGTGGCGAGCGGTATGGCTATTGAACCACCGAGAACGACCTCGGCGAACTCATTGAGTGAAACGGTGGCTATACCTGAGAGAGCTACATCATCCTTCGGGCCGAGGTAGCTGGCGTAGTTCTGGATTATGCCCATACCGAGGGACAGCGTGAAGAATATCTGCCCGGTCGCGGCCAACATGACCTGCCAGAGGTGGTCGCCGAGGTAGCTCCAGTTCGGAGTCCAGATGAAGCGGAAGCCGTCTATGGTGCTCCAGTTCGGGTCAACTGGGGAGCCTAGGGTGAATATGTATATTATCATTAGGATTGCAAAGATGTACAGGAGCGGCATCATTACCTTGACCCAGCGCTCGATACCCTTGCTGACACCTTGGCCGACTGCAATCGCAAGCAGAATCACCGTTATGCCCCAGAAGAGCATGACCTGGCCGTGGTTGCTTAAGTAGTTGCTGAAGAATTCCCCTGTGGGCTGTCCGAAGTAGGAACCTGCCGCGCTGAAGTATGTGTAAGCGGCCGACCATCCGATCAGGTGCAGGTAGTAGCTGTTGAGGAGCACGGTCAGTGAGAATGCCAGCATTCCTGATATCACACCGAACCAGAACGCGCTCCTGGGCTTGAGGCTCTC encodes the following:
- a CDS encoding sodium-dependent transporter: MEAQRDQWATKLGLILAMAGNAVGLGNFVRFPTQVAQNGGGAFMVPYFIALFFLGIPVMWVEWVAGRYGGKYGHGTLGPTYYLMARESLKPRSAFWFGVISGMLAFSLTVLLNSYYLHLIGWSAAYTYFSAAGSYFGQPTGEFFSNYLSNHGQVMLFWGITVILLAIAVGQGVSKGIERWVKVMMPLLYIFAILMIIYIFTLGSPVDPNWSTIDGFRFIWTPNWSYLGDHLWQVMLAATGQIFFTLSLGMGIIQNYASYLGPKDDVALSGIATVSLNEFAEVVLGGSIAIPLATAYAPKIVPPDVLQQGKTAALEWIGQKFGLGFSYTSLPNVFVSMGDIGRLFGALWFLLLWFAGFTSAIAMYNYLVAMLEEDMHIKRSVGTWVIFLVYLIAGLPVIYINGYMDQVDAWVSFQLTLLAFFDIIIAVYLFKPDNFWRELHEGAWIRVPEFYKWVTLYIAPLLLLIPMIGYFKPLVQTTLEWPARLAIILMWILGAIESYYAIKKKYKEELDKNEVIIKV
- a CDS encoding P-II family nitrogen regulator; translated protein: MKKVEAILRPEDFETVKKALKSAGYVSLTAYPVQGRGVQGGIPPYDLLPKMKIEIVVPDKDVEDVIGIIVRHARRGTPGDGKIFVLPVYDVVRIRTGERGEEALR
- a CDS encoding 1,4-alpha-glucan branching protein → MRGYLTFVLHTHIPYVRKHGKWPFGEEWVFEVISETYIPLLMEFERLRDSGVKFGIGINVTPVLAEQLTDEYMKKAFEEYMERKLKAMEEDLKLGKYDEKAVSYMLNYFKKVYAYWKAINGNIIGKLKELQDQGYVEVITSAATHGYLPLLGRDEAIRAQIANGVATYEKHFGRKPKGIWLPECAYRPEGEWELPGGRKVKRQGIEKFLEEFGLKYFFVESTLIDEGPASKVYGEVPLVETEKTTLRPYWIKGSNVAVFARNRETGHQVWSAHYGYPGDFWYREFHKKAPKSGGQYWRITSKEVDLGEKEFYDPDKAMERVEEHARHFVSLVERLLRDHEEKFGEKGIIVAPYDTELFGHWWFEGVKWLGRVLELLHQRGIETPTLSRFLEKYSGEKHEIELPEGSWGANSDHSTWWNEETEWTWPHIYRAEDRMVAIASRFRGRDKLMDRAIEQLARELLILEASDWQFLITTGQAKEYAKRRVIIHSRDFHRLANELIKYVKTGEFDVKLLEELEERDNPFRPIVVEPYVSENPPELEEYVEPPEVPPEKDDAGEKPKVLTEKATSLALTVKRVKPVRGEARDIKKKAVEASKRGKRKSSKSKKSSRKADASKRVTTGKKTLSNEPSDLLSIKGIGPKTFQKLKRAGVETIEDLKNADIEDLARKTGISTKRLKKFIAQVE